A genomic segment from Syntrophotalea acetylenivorans encodes:
- the hrpB gene encoding ATP-dependent helicase HrpB: MIFDEFHERNLHSDLALALCRDVQLGLRDDLKLLVMSATLDGEPIARLLGDAPLLSSSGRSFPVAIRYLDKPPVGRPAEYAAAAVIRAWPATEGDLLVFLPGVGDIQRCRELLAGHPVMSEALLCPLYADLSFVDQERALTPAAQRKVVLATNIAETSLTIEGVRVVIDSGYMRQPRFDAGSGLQHLQTVRISAANAVQRAGRAGRLGPGECWRLWTEGEQGGLLPFAPPEIRSADLAPLALELARWGITNVEQLAWLDPPPATAMAQGQALLRLLGALDETERITPYGEGMAALPAHPRLAALLLTAKAREQLPLACDLVALLSERDPLRHPRRASHRSKCDLLERLEVVSAWRARRKVNNHFDAGACRAIDRTARYWRKHFGLTDEPTTVAPTVEELGPLVAAAYPDRIGRLRESGDSRYLLSGGQGGKLSPRCGVGEVEFLVAVNMSGGRKGDGQIHSACTIQGEVLEALFSDRLAWRRQVCWDRERQRVVAGEVRLLGALPLAERPVTVNAEEMLPALFEGLRLLGLDILGWSRASRALQQRVQCVAAVFPEQEWPDFSDQALLASLESWLAPFASGLRSRDDLSRFDPLQALNACLSWPQSRLLDEMAPTHLLVPSGRKVALEYQAEGPPVLAVKLQELFGLADTPGIAAGRIPVLIHLLSPARRPLAVTQDLASFWNSVYPDVKKEMAGRYPKHPWPDDPWQAAATRSVKGKKRGYKPEKR; this comes from the coding sequence GTGATTTTCGATGAATTTCACGAGCGGAATCTTCATTCGGACCTGGCTCTGGCTTTGTGCCGCGATGTACAGCTCGGCCTGCGCGACGACCTCAAGCTGCTGGTCATGTCAGCGACTCTCGATGGCGAGCCCATCGCTCGTTTGCTTGGTGATGCGCCGCTTTTGAGCAGCAGCGGCCGTAGCTTTCCCGTTGCAATTCGCTATCTGGATAAGCCTCCAGTGGGCCGCCCGGCTGAATATGCTGCTGCAGCAGTGATTCGGGCCTGGCCGGCGACGGAAGGCGATCTGCTGGTGTTTCTCCCCGGGGTGGGCGATATTCAGCGTTGCCGGGAGCTGCTGGCCGGCCATCCGGTCATGAGCGAAGCCTTGCTCTGTCCCCTCTACGCCGATTTGTCTTTTGTCGACCAGGAACGGGCTTTGACTCCTGCCGCCCAACGCAAAGTGGTGCTGGCCACAAATATTGCAGAGACCAGTTTGACCATCGAAGGGGTGCGAGTGGTGATCGACAGCGGCTACATGCGTCAGCCCCGCTTCGATGCCGGCTCTGGTCTTCAGCATTTGCAGACGGTACGCATTTCTGCTGCTAATGCCGTACAGCGAGCCGGACGAGCCGGGCGCCTCGGTCCCGGGGAGTGCTGGCGCTTATGGACCGAAGGCGAACAGGGCGGATTGCTGCCTTTTGCGCCGCCGGAAATTCGCTCCGCCGACCTGGCCCCTCTGGCTTTGGAGCTGGCTCGTTGGGGAATAACAAATGTCGAACAGTTGGCCTGGCTCGATCCGCCGCCAGCAACCGCCATGGCACAGGGGCAGGCGTTGTTGAGACTGCTCGGTGCCCTCGATGAAACGGAGCGTATCACTCCCTATGGTGAAGGGATGGCGGCTTTACCGGCCCATCCCCGTCTTGCCGCCTTGCTGCTCACTGCCAAAGCGAGGGAACAATTGCCCCTGGCTTGTGACTTGGTGGCCCTGCTGTCGGAACGGGATCCCTTGCGCCATCCGCGGCGGGCGTCTCACCGCAGCAAGTGTGATCTTCTGGAGCGGTTGGAAGTCGTTTCTGCTTGGCGCGCCCGGCGTAAGGTGAACAACCACTTCGATGCCGGTGCTTGTCGGGCCATCGATCGTACAGCCCGTTACTGGCGAAAACACTTTGGTTTGACGGATGAACCGACAACGGTTGCACCGACAGTGGAAGAACTCGGTCCGTTGGTTGCGGCGGCCTATCCTGACCGTATCGGCCGTCTGCGTGAGAGCGGCGATAGCCGCTATCTGCTTAGTGGTGGTCAGGGCGGAAAACTGTCGCCCCGCTGTGGGGTCGGTGAGGTCGAATTTCTAGTTGCGGTGAATATGAGCGGTGGCCGGAAGGGGGACGGCCAGATTCACTCGGCTTGTACCATTCAGGGTGAGGTTTTGGAGGCCCTGTTTTCTGATCGCCTGGCTTGGCGACGGCAGGTTTGCTGGGACCGGGAGCGGCAGCGGGTGGTGGCCGGCGAAGTGCGCTTGCTGGGGGCTCTGCCCCTGGCGGAACGGCCAGTGACGGTTAATGCAGAAGAGATGCTTCCGGCGCTTTTTGAGGGCCTTCGCCTGCTTGGATTGGATATCCTTGGCTGGAGCCGGGCCTCCCGTGCCTTGCAACAGCGGGTACAATGTGTTGCTGCAGTCTTTCCCGAGCAGGAGTGGCCCGATTTTTCCGACCAGGCTCTGCTGGCCTCCCTCGAATCCTGGCTGGCTCCTTTTGCTTCCGGGTTACGAAGCCGCGACGACTTGTCCCGTTTCGACCCTTTGCAAGCGTTGAACGCCTGTCTGAGCTGGCCGCAGAGTCGCCTGCTCGATGAGATGGCTCCGACCCATCTGCTGGTGCCGAGCGGTCGCAAGGTGGCCCTCGAATATCAAGCTGAAGGGCCGCCGGTGTTGGCGGTCAAGCTGCAGGAACTTTTCGGTCTGGCCGATACCCCCGGTATTGCCGCAGGCCGGATACCGGTTTTGATTCACCTGCTCTCGCCAGCAAGAAGGCCATTGGCCGTGACTCAGGATCTGGCCAGCTTCTGGAATAGCGTCTATCCTGACGTTAAGAAGGAGATGGCCGGCCGCTATCCCAAGCATCCCTGGCCCGATGATCCCTGGCAGGCAGCTGCGACACGTTCGGTGAAAGGCAAGAAGAGGGGCTATAAACCAGAGAAAAGGTAG